In one Halosimplex halophilum genomic region, the following are encoded:
- a CDS encoding acetate--CoA ligase, with amino-acid sequence MDDDSVVETNPRDRGGVDPPAAFAEQANVSPGDAAAFEGEWPDCWGRAGRMLDWLEPPATTYEATGERRRWFPDGELNAAVNCVDRHLDDRKTQAAIKWIGKRGERRTYTYLDLYHEVNEFAAGLRSLGIGEGDVVTLYMPAIPELPIAMLACARIGAPHNVVFAGFSAQALADRMERADSEYLVTCDGYYRRGSAIHQKNKADNARLSVPQEVTETVVVERLDDESVQLGDEDRAYDDLVADHRGAEVDPVARAADDPLFVIYTSGTTGEPSEVRHTTGGYLAHATWTSHAVLDLKPEDTYWCSADIGWITGHTYLVYGPLSLGTTTMLYEGTPDHPEKDRVWELIERNAVDVFYTAPTAIRAFMKWGTEHPQSHDLSSLRLLGSVGEPLNPSAWWWYYEHVGGGDCPVVDTWWQTETGAILLSTLPGVDRMKPGSTGPPLPGIDVAVVGPGGEETTAAEGGRLAVTRPWPGMPLNLESDERADEWRYVTEDVARIDDDGYVTVLGRIDDTVTVGNHRLGTTELERAIADVPGVAEAAVVDVRDGSDGSVYAFVSTDERHEAERDLRERITDSVERSIGAFAVPETFVFTPELPKTRSGKLMRRLLKDIADDDELGDTSALRNPEIVGEIRSALDRE; translated from the coding sequence ATGGACGACGACTCGGTCGTCGAGACCAACCCGCGCGACCGGGGCGGGGTCGACCCGCCGGCCGCGTTCGCCGAGCAGGCCAACGTCTCCCCGGGGGACGCGGCGGCGTTCGAGGGCGAGTGGCCCGACTGCTGGGGGCGGGCCGGCCGGATGCTCGACTGGCTGGAGCCGCCGGCGACGACCTACGAGGCGACCGGCGAGCGCCGGCGGTGGTTCCCGGACGGGGAGCTGAACGCCGCCGTCAACTGCGTCGACCGCCACCTCGACGACCGCAAGACCCAGGCCGCGATCAAGTGGATCGGCAAGCGCGGCGAGCGGCGCACCTACACCTACCTCGACCTGTACCACGAGGTCAACGAGTTCGCCGCCGGCCTCCGGTCGCTGGGCATCGGCGAGGGCGACGTGGTGACCCTCTACATGCCGGCGATCCCGGAGTTGCCGATCGCGATGCTGGCCTGCGCGCGGATCGGCGCCCCGCACAACGTCGTGTTCGCGGGGTTCTCCGCGCAGGCGCTGGCCGACCGCATGGAGCGGGCCGACTCGGAGTACCTGGTCACCTGCGACGGCTACTACCGCCGGGGGTCGGCGATCCACCAGAAGAACAAGGCCGACAACGCCCGCCTGTCGGTCCCCCAGGAGGTGACCGAGACGGTGGTCGTCGAGCGACTCGACGACGAGAGCGTCCAGCTGGGCGACGAGGACCGCGCCTACGACGACCTGGTCGCCGACCACCGCGGCGCCGAGGTCGACCCCGTCGCGCGGGCCGCCGACGACCCCCTGTTCGTCATCTACACCTCCGGGACGACCGGCGAACCCAGCGAGGTGCGCCACACCACGGGCGGCTACCTCGCCCACGCGACGTGGACGAGCCACGCCGTCCTCGACCTGAAACCCGAGGACACCTACTGGTGTTCGGCCGACATCGGGTGGATCACCGGCCACACCTACCTCGTGTACGGCCCCCTCTCGCTCGGGACGACCACGATGCTCTACGAGGGGACGCCCGACCACCCGGAGAAGGACCGCGTCTGGGAACTCATCGAGCGCAACGCGGTCGACGTGTTCTACACGGCGCCGACGGCCATCCGCGCGTTCATGAAGTGGGGGACCGAGCATCCCCAGTCCCACGACCTGTCGAGCCTGCGACTGCTCGGGTCGGTCGGCGAGCCGCTCAACCCCAGCGCCTGGTGGTGGTACTACGAGCACGTCGGCGGCGGGGACTGCCCCGTCGTCGACACCTGGTGGCAGACCGAGACGGGCGCCATCCTGCTGTCGACGCTGCCCGGCGTCGACCGGATGAAACCCGGCTCGACCGGGCCGCCGCTGCCGGGGATCGACGTGGCCGTGGTCGGCCCCGGCGGCGAGGAGACGACGGCCGCCGAGGGCGGGCGCCTCGCCGTCACCCGGCCCTGGCCGGGGATGCCGCTGAATCTAGAGAGCGACGAGCGGGCCGACGAGTGGCGCTACGTCACCGAGGACGTGGCCCGCATCGACGACGACGGCTACGTCACCGTCCTCGGGCGGATCGACGACACGGTCACCGTCGGCAACCACCGCCTCGGCACGACCGAGCTCGAACGGGCGATCGCGGACGTGCCCGGCGTCGCCGAGGCGGCCGTCGTCGACGTGCGCGACGGGAGCGACGGCTCCGTCTACGCGTTCGTCAGCACCGACGAGCGCCACGAGGCCGAGCGGGACCTCCGCGAGCGCATCACCGACAGCGTCGAGCGCTCGATCGGCGCTTTCGCCGTCCCCGAGACGTTCGTGTTCACGCCGGAGCTCCCGAAGACCCGCTCGGGCAAGCTGATGCGGCGCCTGCTCAAGGACATCGCCGACGACGACGAGCTCGGCGACACCAGCGCGCTCCGCAACCCCGAGATCGTCGGCGAGATCCGCTCCGCGCTCGACCGCGAGTGA